The Coccidioides posadasii str. Silveira chromosome 3, complete sequence genome contains a region encoding:
- a CDS encoding uncharacterized protein (EggNog:ENOG410PN1T~COG:S~TransMembrane:1 (o24-44i)~BUSCO:10243at33183) produces the protein MASSEVDQKFLGHFATATSHTNPFLSGMLYKILGLSVVLSKKLLRARKLRRLDPTRETKSLHLYHHILWLSREGLIMVEQYILPMVTDYVDLKVLSYKLQASFYHIFVLFHNQPRIHNSGIHTFSSSTSHIDLTNGSRNGRSEVDPAGQRDSIVPSPPPAMGGPVGGGNRAQSRPPGLVIQPETPKSAASFILPALDYTPRATACFTYAALLADQLLPGSHPIRLSVKLEYAAYLYDCLNDATACRRLAKQAIADVYNAQEGMDDESFEDAAELVGILGKMVKRGGKTSSGGTSSVAGGDKSWSDGTQSTPTRVGASGENTPQLWQKRTPTSLSGVSPIVNDPIMGQPI, from the coding sequence ATGGCCTCCTCAGAGGTGGACCAAAAGTTTTTGGGCCACTTTGCAACAGCGACGAGCCACACGAATCCTTTTCTCTCTGGAATGCTTTATAAGATTCTCGGCCTTTCAGTGGTTCTATCGAAGAAGCTTCTTCGAGCCCGCAAGTTACGTCGACTAGATCCAACCCGAGAAACTAAGTCGCTACACCTTTACCACCATATCTTATGGCTTTCGCGCGAGGGATTGATCATGGTGGAACAATATATCCTTCCGATGGTTACTGATTATGTCGACTTGAAAGTCCTATCATACAAGCTCCAAGCCTCTTTCTACCACATTTTTGTCCTTTTTCACAACCAACCAAGGATCCACAATTCTGGAATTCACACCTTTTCTTCCTCAACCTCACATATTGATCTTACGAATGGTTCCCGAAACGGTCGATCAGAAGTTGATCCAGCAGGTCAGCGAGATTCCATTGTGCCTTCGCCTCCACCAGCCATGGGTGGACCTGTAGGGGGTGGTAACCGCGCGCAATCTCGGCCACCAGGGCTTGTAATACAGCCCGAAACCCCCAAGAGCGCTGCATCATTTATTCTCCCAGCACTCGATTACACTCCGCGTGCCACAGCATGCTTTACTTACGCAGCTCTGCTCGCCGACCAACTCCTTCCAGGCTCTCACCCCATTAGACTCTCCGTCAAACTCGAATATGCGGCATATTTGTACGATTGTCTTAATGACGCAACCGCCTGTAGGCGACTTGCCAAGCAGGCTATCGCAGATGTATACAATGCCCAAGAAGGAATGGACGACGAAAGTTTCGAAGATGCAGCTGAGTTGGTCGGTATTCTAGGCAAAATGGTGAAGAGAGGAGGGAAAACGAGCAGTGGAGGTACAAGTAGTGTGGCTGGGGGTGATAAGTCCTGGAGCGATGGAACTCAAAGCACCCCGACTCGTGTCGGCGCAAGTGGAGAGAATACACCGCAATTATGGCAAAAGAGAACACCTACTAGCTTATCAGGCGTCTCGCCGATTGTGAATGACCCAATAATGGGTCAGCCGATTTGA
- a CDS encoding uncharacterized protein (EggNog:ENOG410PKBI~COG:I~BUSCO:6385at33183), which produces MYFCPWSTPSFKSPNLFHPSLQWPIDSVFTSKQAASMATNAENPIPFSEPPYLCGLPSPYYTDAHREFQKRCRAFLWENLNKHAMEWERDSQVPEHVFEIFGKHNMLLPNLPSPLPVDWLKRLDIHDILGVKVEDWDLVYTGIYLDEMARSGLHGPPSSLTAGLAFGIPPIIKFGSEQLKERFLPEFLTCKKRMCIAITEPDAGSDVANITTTAEKTADGKYYIINGTKKWITNGIWSDYTTMAVRTGGPGASGLSIVVVPLKNYPGVSMRRFYVSGQTASGTTYIELDDVKVPVENLIGEEGLGMKYIMTNFNHERLTIAVGVTRQARVALSSAFEYCIKREAFGKTLMDQPVVRHRLAKAGAELESMWAWVEQFLYQLKHMPKDEGDRRLGGLTALAKAKAGMVLNECSQVAVLLFGGNGLTRTGQGELVEKISREVWGARIPGGSEDVLLDLSIRQLVKVYKAETKKLGQSRL; this is translated from the exons ATGTATTTTTGCCCTTGGTCAACCCCATCGTTCAAATCGCCGAACCTTTTCCATCCAAGCCTACAGTGGCCGATAGACTCCGTATTCACTTCAAAACAAGCAGCTAGCATGGCGACCAATGCTGAAAACCCTATACCCTTTTCTGAGCCTCCGTATCTCTGCGGTCTCCCCTCACCATATTACACAGATGCCCATCGAGAGTTCCAGAAGAGATGCCGGGCTTTCCTCTGGGAGAATCTAAACAAGCATGCCATGGAATGGGAGCGTGACAGCCAAGTACCCGAACATGTTTTTGAAATATTTGGCAAGCATAACATGTTGTTACCGAATTTGCCTTCTCCACTGCCTGTTGACTGGCTGAAGAGGTTGGATATCCATGACATTCTGGGAGTCAAAGTCGAGGACTGGGATCTCGTATACACGGGCATATACCTGGATGAA ATGGCTCGATCGGGGTTGCATGGGCCGCCCAGCTCTCTGACAGCCGGGTTGGCCTTTGGTATTCCCCCGATTATCAAGTTCGGCAGCGAGCAGTTGAAGGAGAGATTCCTTCCAGAGTTCCTGACATGCAAGAAGAGAATGTGCATTGCTATCACTGAACCTGATGCGGGCAGTGACGTTGCCAATATCACTACAACGGCAGAGAAGACTGCGGACGGAAAGTACTATATTATCAATGGAACCAAGAAATG GATTACCAATGGTATCTGGTCCGATTATACTACGATGGCTGTTCGCACCGGCGGTCCCGGGGCTTCTGGCCTATCGATTGTCGTTGTTCCCTTAAAAAATTATCCAGGAGTGTCTATGCGTCGATTCTACGTCAGCGGTCAAACCGCTAGCGGTACCACGTACATTGAGCTTGACGATGTTAAAGTGCCAGTTGAGAATCTCATCGGCGAAGAGGGCCTAGGCATGAAGTACATCATGACCAACTTTAACCATGAGCGTCTTACCATCGCGGTTGGTGTAACACGTCAGGCACGTGTTGCGCTCAGTTCGGCCTTCGAATACTGCATTAAACGGGAAGCTTTCGGCAAGACATTGATGGATCAGCCCGTTGTGAGGCACCGCCTGGCCAAGGCAGGTGCAGAGTTAGAATCCATGTGGGCGTGGGTCGAGCAGTTCTTGTATCAACTCAAGCATATGCCTAAGGACGAGGGTGATCGCCGGCTAGGGGGTCTCACTGCTTTAGCCAAGGCAAAGGCGGGTATGGTGCTTAATGAGTGTTCGCAGGTTGCAGTCCTGTTGTTCGGTGGTAACGGGTTAACGAGAACGGGCCAAGGAGAGCTCGTTGAAA AAATTTCCCGTGAGGTTTGGGGTGCCCGCATCCCAGGAGGTTCGGAGGACGTGCTCCTCGACCTCTCGATCAGACAGCTCGTCAAGGTGTACAAGGCGgaaaccaagaaattggGACAGTCAAGGCTTTGA
- a CDS encoding uncharacterized protein (EggNog:ENOG410PVBH~COG:K~BUSCO:4150at33183), with amino-acid sequence MNADNPSEPSTPRTIRCDRCRAGHRKCDGRRPACGQCLGKDRECTYRLSSTSNTSITSLRISQACTVCRAKKRKCDRELPVCGPCVRRDLALQCEYLSSTPARRSLLADNPLIHPRSDGEDEARPRKHPRLSGSSFVRGRPASPCLEAEPNGINVGTDESGPRIDETDAGRNESDTSSDDSDTSGDESETSEIESDSDMVRHDVKEVECDPSECRGDGVDIGSDSGEDESDSGEVRPDEAGSDVGETASDLGSSEDESDSGKAKRDDEEVERDPSEISRNAVEIENNSSDDESDDGEVRNDATEDESDSLSEVEQNGVEEKSPGGSDAPSDIEMEVEPATQDLEPRNYRNISAIPPSPTSVSTEIYNSRGSDENISLLNNLKEAISQRTDTSKPGVCELAKAELRRLSMRMKANIGFLEVQPDAQDLVLPTREIADQHMALYLTREYVNLPIIHLPAFQPKYLELWQEKDPMDDKGAFQGIVNLMLALGCLPNFDTQEEASMYFARGQKLIRLGSLNGEDIPCVQAYILSAQYLLAIGDVDAAWKSIGNAIRTAQVLHLHLKSGSQHLEKRVDRELAKRLWHSAIMLERMIAVNSGMASIASPPFRAPLPIPLETEYVDVVFGGEPMSGPDRPSIVEFFTASCRLYERYDDIVSIQDELRITDGRSPRKTLEAFDPQKLLDVDRLLCNWNAALPPFLQSHAPAHENTIALRQHNVLRVRYLHLRLLLWRPLLAILAADPEICKPNLINGLHKPEASRLDTPLIYTIAKESAIKCILCAQEIVRILARFERLDEKSNPVGPAPSWWDNIGYLYCCATAMLAARLCSSAYDEMPRNSVEDCWSKSVDLLIRYRKLTPLVIRCLTVLEKLSSTVMEIEDKDEIKKEANGDEQFVRRTRDMTWLEMLPVDVEN; translated from the exons ATGAATGCAGATAACCCTAGCGAGCCGAGCACCCCTAGAACGATACGATGCGATCGTTGTCGCGCGGGACATAGAAAATGTGATGGCCGGCGTCCAG CATGTGGCCAGTGTTTAGGGAAAGACCGCGAGTGTACCTATCGGCTTTCGAGCACGTCGAACACGTCCATCACATCTCTACGCATCAGTCAAGCATGCACGGTGTGTAGAgctaaaaagagaaaatgtGATAGGGAGTTACCTG TCTGTGGCCCATGTGTCCGAAGAGACCTGGCACTTCAATGTGAATACCTTAGCTCCACCCCTGCCCGTCGTTCGTT ACTTGCGGATAATCCCTTGATACACCCAAGATCCGACGGAGAAGACGAAGCTCGCCCTCGAAAGCATCCAAGATTGTCGGGTTCATCCTTTGTCAGAGGGAGACCTGCATCACCATGCTTGGAAGCCGAGCCTAATGGCATCAATGTCGGCACAGATGAGAGCGGTCCTAGAATAGACGAAACTGATGCAGGCAGAAATGAAAGCGATACAAGCAGTGATGACAGTGATACTAGTGGAGATGAAAGTGAAACCAGCGAAATTGAAAGCGATTCCGACATGGTTAGACACGATGTTAAAGAGGTTGAATGCGATCCCAGTGAATGTAGGGGCGATGGTGTTGACATTGGAAGCGATTCTGGCGAGGATGAGAGTGATTCTGGAGAAGTCAGACCTGATGAAGCTGGAAGCGATGTCGGTGAAACTGCAAGCGATCTCGGTTCTAGTGAAGATGAAAGCGATTCAGGCAAGGCTAAACGCGATGATGAGGAGGTTGAACGCGATCCCAGCGAAATTAGCCGCAATGCTGTTGAAATTGAAAACAACTCTAGTGACGATGAAAGTGATGACGGTGAAGTTAGAAATGACGCTACTGAAGATGAGAGTGATTCTCTATCCGAAGTGGAACAAAACGGTGTAGAGGAGAAATCTCCTGGGGGTAGCGACGCGCCGTCGGACATTGAGATGGAAGTAGAGCCTGCCACACAGGACTTGGAGCCGCGGAATTACAGAAACATCTCAGCTATCCCTCCGTCACCAACAAGCGTTTCCACAGAGATATATAACTCTAGAGGCTCGGATGAGAACATCTCCCTGTTGAACAATTTGAAGGAAGCAATCTCTCAGCGTACGGATACCTCTAAACCGGGAGTGTGTGAACTGGCGAAAGCTGAGCTACGGAGGTTGTCCATGAGGATGAAGGCAAATATCGGATTTTTGGAGGTACAGCCCGATGCCCAGGACTTGGTCCTCCCTACACGCGAGATTGCAGATCAGCATATGGCGCTTTATTTAACTCGTGAATACGTTAATCTACCAATTATCCATCTTCCAGCATTTCAACCCAAATATCTGGAATTGTGGCAAGAAAAGGACCCAATGGATGACAAGGGTGCCTTTCAGGGCATTGTCAATCTCATGTTAGCTCTCGGTTGTCTTCCTAATTTCGACACTCAGGAAGAGGCCTCAATGTACTTTGCTAGGGGCCAGAAGCTCATACGACTCGGAAGTTTAAATGGCGAAGATATACCTTGCGTGCAGGCCTACATCCTTTCCGCCCAATACTTGCTTGCGATTGGAGATGTAGATGCTGCTTGGAAGTCCATTGGCAATGCCATTCGGACTGCACAGGTTTTACACCTTCATCTCAAATCCGGGAGCCAGCACTTGGAGAAAAGGGTGGACAGAGAGCTTGCCAAAAGGCTATGGCATAGTGCCATCATGTTAGAAAG GATGATTGCTGTGAACTCTGGAATGGCATCAATCGCTTCCCCACCGTTTCGGGCCCCGTTGCCTATTCCTCTTGAGACCGAATATGTAGATGTTGTTTTTGGCGGCGAACCCATGTCTGGCCCTGACCGACCTTCAATTGTTGAATTCTTTACAGCTTCGTGTCGTTTGTATGAAAGATACGACGACATTGTATCTATCCAAGATGAGCTTCGCATTACCGACGGCCGCTCGCCGCGCAAGACCCTAGAAGCTTTCGATCCTCAGAAATTGCTCGATGTCGATAGATTGCTGTGCAATTGGAATGCTGCGTTACCACCGTTTCTCCAGTCACATGCACCTGCTCATGAAAACACCATTGCACTTCGCCAGCACAATGTGCTCCGTGTGCGGTATCTTCATCTGCGACTGCTGCTATGGCGTCCATTACTAGCTATTCTAGCTGCAGACCCCGAAATTTGCAAACCCAACCTGATTAATGGTTTGCACAAACCCGAAGCAAGTCGGCTCGATACACCACTCATATATACCATTGCTAAAGAGAGTGCCATCAAGTGCATTCTATGTGCCCAAGAAATTGTCCGCATCCTAGCAAGATTTGAGCGGTTGGATGAAAAATCGAATCCTGTTGGACCTGCTCCTTCTTGGTGGGATAACATAGGTTATCTGTATTGCTGCGCCACTGCTATGCTTGCGGCTCGCCTGTGTTCGAGTGCTTATGATGAAATGCCTAGAAACAGTGTGGAAGACTGCTGGAGTAAATCTGTCGATCTTCTGATTAGATATCGCAAGTTAACCCCCCTGGTGATAAGGTGTTTGACTGTGTTGGAAAAGCTTTCTTCCACTGTGATGGAAATCGAAGATAAAGACGAGATTAAAAAGGAAGCAAATGGCGATGAGCAATTTGTCCGGCGAACAAGGGATATGACTTGGTTGGAGATGCTGCCTGTTGATGTTGAAAACTGA
- a CDS encoding uncharacterized protein (EggNog:ENOG410PH1V~COG:E~BUSCO:11785at33183) — protein sequence MQAANRLRTVLQAGRGQAFGAWQMLPGTNVARILARSGFDWICVDTEHGNIADAQMHEAVAAIAALGVSPIVRIAANEGWMVKRALDSGAHGILVPLLDTADDARKLVASAKFPPMGKRGFGSPFAMGPIGNVSATEYLLHANDTLLTIVQIETKEGLENVEEIARVPGIDVLLVGPYDLGNNIGRPVINELHPELEAAIERIRKAAVDNGKKAGIFSPNGEMAKKFASQGFHMISVTSDVYALSTHLEGSLTTAKAG from the exons ATGCAGGCGGCAAACAGATTACGAACGGTGCTCCAGGCGGGCCGAGGGCAGGCGTTCGGCGCATGGCAGATGCTGCCAGGCACGAATGTTGCGCGAATTCTGGCGAGAAGCGGCTTCGACTGGATTTGTGTTGATACCGAACATGGAAACATTGCAG ACGCCCAAATGCACGAGGCGGTGGCCGCAATTGCTGCTCTAGGCGTCAGTCCGATAGTCCGCATCGCTGCAAATGAAGGCTGGATGGTCAAGC GAGCCCTTGATTCCGGTGCCCATGGGATCCTTGTACCACTGCTTGACACTGCAGATGATGCTAGAAAGCTGGTAGCATCTGCGAAGTTCCCTCCGATGGGAAAAAGGGGCTTTGGGAGTCCTTTCGCCATGGGTCCCATTGGTAATGTCTCTGCAACGGAGTATTTACTCCACGCGAACGACACCTTGCTTACGATTGTGCAAATTGAGACCAAGGAAGGATTAGAAAAT GTCGAAGAGATTGCCAGGGTACCAGGAATTGACGTTTTGCTCGTCGGGCCATATGACCTGGGAAACAACATTGGCCGGCCAGTGATTAATGAGTTGCACCCCGAGTTGGAGGCCGCGATCGAGCGAATCCGCAAAGCAGCAGTGGACAATGGGAAAAAAGCCGGTATATTCAGTCCAAATGGCGAAATGGCCAAAAAATTTGCCTCACAAGGATTTCACATG ATCTCCGTTACTTCCGACGTCTACGCGCTTTCGACTCATCTCGAAGGTTCATTGACGACGGCAAAGGCTGGATAA
- a CDS encoding uncharacterized protein (EggNog:ENOG410PSUP~COG:O), whose protein sequence is MRPTRFLSQNLRLTLFTRVNCSLCDVVKHTLNQVQTARPFDYSEVDVLKNKEWKQAYQYEVPVLHIQKRISAGGDPEVLSEAKKLFHRFTQEELEKAMDEVESSN, encoded by the coding sequence ATGCGCCCGACCAGATTTCTGTCGCAAAATCTCCGATTGACGCTATTCACGCGGGTCAATTGCTCCCTCTGCGATGTCGTCAAACACACATTGAACCAGGTCCAAACCGCACGGCCCTTTGACTACTCTGAAGTGGACGTGTTGAAAAACAAGGAATGGAAGCAAGCATATCAATACGAGGTTCCTGTTCTACACATTCAGAAGCGGATATCCGCCGGTGGCGATCCCGAAGTGCTCTCGGAAGCAAAAAAGCTGTTCCATCGCTTTACCCAGGAGGAGCTGGAGAAAGCAATGGATGAGGTTGAAAGCTCCAACTGA
- a CDS encoding uncharacterized protein (EggNog:ENOG410PING~COG:S~BUSCO:10584at33183), translated as MPLKCVHKGCGKDFEDPDEPCHYHPGPPVFHEGHKGWKCCKPRVLNFDEFLEIAPCTVGKHSTVDDTPAAEPQRAGIETEEITEGAVRKTVPISQTRPSHPPVTLGATGVHTPTPSGTPAPPESESDDPLLEIAANSVCRRRGCNDKYSPGASRDEEECVHHPGQPIFHEGSKGWSCCKRRVLEFDEFMKIPGCNTKKRHLFIGKGKKGEEKVDTVRTDFYQTPSTVIVSFYLKKIDKDTAKVHFSSPNMIEFDLPTTDNKRFRDTYELFAPIDTEKSQYKIMGTKMELTLVKADGSSWPVLRSDDRRTGEIIQTGRATKA; from the exons ATGCCTCTCAAGTGTGTCCACAAAGGTTGTGGGAAGGACTTTGAGGACCCGGATGAGCCTTGCCACTACCATCCTGGCCCGCCAGTGTTCCATGAGGGGCACAAAG GCTGGAAATGCTGCAAACCGCGTGTGCTAAACTTCGACGAATTCCTCGAGATCGCGCCGTGCACGGTTGGAAAACACTCGACAGTGGATGACACGCCCGCAGCAGAACCACAGAGAGCAGGCATAGAAACAGAGGAGATAACAGAAGGCGCAGTTCGCAAGACCGTTCCCATTTCTCAGACGCGGCCCAGCCATCCCCCCGTGACACTCGGGGCTACTGGGGTACACACTCCTACTCCGAGCGGCACTCCGGCCCCTCCGGAGTCAGAATCCGACGATCCTTTGCTGGAGATCGCTGCGAATTCGGTATGTCGCCGAAGGGGCTGCAACGACAAATATAGTCCCGGCGCGTCGAGAGACGAGGAGGAATGCGTGCACCATCCCGGACAACCGATATTCCACGAGGGGAGCAAAGGATGGAGCTGTTGCAAGAGACGAGTCTTGGAGTTTGACGAGTTTATGAAAATCCCCGGCTGTAATACAAAAAAGAGACATCTATTCATTGGTAAAGGGAAGAAAGGGGAGGAAAAAGTTGACACTGTTCG CACGGATTTCTATCAAACGCCCTCCACAGTGATTGTATCATTTTATCTGAAGAAGATCGACAAGGACACAGCGAAGGTTCATTTCTCCTCTCCGAACATGATCGAATTTGACCTCCCAACTACGGATAATAAGCGATTTCGAGATACCTATGAGCTGTTCGCGCCCATCGACACGGAGAAGTCGCAATACAAGATCATGGGAACTAAAATGGAGCTGACACTGGTTAAGGCTGACGGTTCGAGCTGGCCGGTCTTACGAAGCGACGACAGGAGGACTGGGGAGATTATTCAAACTGGACGGGCAACGAAGGCATGA
- a CDS encoding uncharacterized protein (EggNog:ENOG410PGII~COG:I~BUSCO:7526at33183), producing the protein MAPSQSTQGAGHASTRYIPLSYTHADSQASALRLVLALRPEWEHAEGKIEFVRFTDGITNTLLKIIRRAPGMTDEEIDNEAVLMRAYGNHTEVLIDREKEIRSHALLASKGLAPPLLARFRNGLLYRFIRGQVASPHDLTQPHVWRAVARRLAQWHAVLPINDYTTNPVIPDSANGTATPLDIVDGNTDCSVEVDDDIHPVKEQGDGIPTLWTVLQKWILALPVTTDKERERRKRLQKEFERIVAELDDQSGLGENGLVFAHCDLLSANVIRQPKSTTSIASEQDSVETVSFIDYEYATPSPAAFDIANHFAEWGGYDCDYNMMPTRSVRRGFLTEYVQSYSKYADLGQTQEEAVEKLFQDVDRFRGIPGFYWGVWALIQATISQIDFDYANYAEERLGEYWAWRHEVDGTRAKAGEEMPLRERRWAQEA; encoded by the exons ATGGCTCCTAGCCAGTCGACCCAAGGTGCAGGCCATGCATCGACAAGGTACATTCCTCTGTCGTACACTCATGCTGACTCCCAGGCTTCGGCATTGAGGCTTGTCCTGGCTTTGCGACCGGAGTGGGAGCATGCTGAAGGCAAGATTGAATTCGTGAGGTTCACCGATGGCATCACGAACACG CTGTTGAAAATTATCCGACGAGCCCCGGGTATGACCGACGAGGAGATTGACAATGAAGCAGTGTTGATGAGAGCCTACGGCAATCATACAGAGGTCCTCATCGATAGAGAAA AGGAAATACGATCCCATGCCTTGCTTGCGTCAAAAGGCCTCGCTCCTCCCCTGCTGGCTCGGTTTAGGAATGGCCTCCTGTATCGCTTTATCCGTGGCCAGGTAGCCTCTCCGCATGACCTTACCCAACCACATGTCTGGCGGGCGGTTGCACGGCGGCTTGCCCAGTGGCATGCCGTCCTCCCGATCAATGACTATACCACTAATCCAGTTATCCCAGACTCCGCAAACGGGACTGCAACTCCCCTGGACATTGTGGATGGAAATACGGACTGCTCTGTCGAAGTCGACGATGACATCCACCCGGTCAAAGAGCAGGGAGATGGAATACCCACACTTTGGACCGTGTTGCAGAAGTGGATTCTCGCTCTCCCCGTTACCACCGATAAGGAGCGTGAAAGACGAAAGCGGCTTCAGAAAGAGTTTGAAAGAATTGTCGCGGAGTTAGACGATCAGTCAGGCCTGGGAGAAAATGGG CTGGTCTTCGCTCACTGCGATCTTTTAAGCGCGAATGTTATTCGACAGCCGAAGTCAACCACGTCTATTGCCTCTGAACAGGACTCGGTCGAAACTGTCAGCTTCATTGACTACGAGTATGCCACACCATCCCCCGCAGCGTTCGATATTGCAAACCACTTCGCCGAGTGGGGTGGTTACGACTGTGATTACAACATGATGCCCACGCGCTCCGTCCGCCGTGGATTCCTCACAGAATACGTCCAAAGTTACAGTAAATATGCAGATTTGGGTCAAACCCAGGAAGAAGCTGTCGAGAAGCTGTTCCAGGACGTTGATAGGTTCAGGGGAATCCCTGGTTTCTATTG GGGTGTATGGGCGTTGATCCAAGCGACGATTTCGCAGATCGACTTCGACTATGCCAATTACGCTGAAGAACGCCTTGGGGAGTATTGGGCTTGGCGTCACGAAGTAGATGGCACCCGCGCCAAAGCTGGCGAGGAGATGCCGCTTCGAGAACGTCGTTGGGCCCAAGAAGCCTAG
- a CDS encoding uncharacterized protein (SECRETED:SignalP(1-20)~EggNog:ENOG410PPE3~COG:S) translates to MHAKSLLAFTSLLSAGFAAAQTGRLGDADVTVGNSPAVVYEAELLDKNNTNFRGTVLVSGSSDGVGVIYNVNFTGFPPFGGPFLYHVHDQPVPENGDCLGTLAHLDPYERGEMPKCDPSRPQTCQVGDLSGKFGDIEGVNGSFSFQQQYHDPYSSVTYGLGSFVGNRSIVVHFANTTRINCGNFTLKEIRPGSRGLPCNGRFCPNSPSGSMSVPVPTTTSPPTFEGDAAKVSVMSATGVLAALIGLLW, encoded by the exons ATGCATGCAAAATCCCTTCTTGCTTTTACTTCGCTCTTGAGCGCAGGCTTTGCTGCCGCTCAGACTGGAAGGCTTGGAGATGCTGATGTCACTGTTGGCAACTCTCCCGCCGTGGTGTACGAGGCCGAATTGCTAGACAAGAACAACACCAACTTCCGTGGCACCGTCCTTGTCAGCGGTTCTAGCGACGGCGTCGGCGTCATTTACAACGTCAATTTTACTGGGTTCCCCCCTTTTGGAGGCCCATTCC TCTATCACGTCCACGACCAACCCGTTCCCGAGAACGGGGACTGCCTCGGCACTCTTGCCCATCTTGACCCCTACGAGCGGGGTGAAATGCCCAAGTGCGACCCTTCCAGGCCACAGACCTGTCAGGTTGGAGATCTAAGCGGCAAGTTCGGCGATATCGAAGGCGTCAACGGCAGTTTTTCCTTCCAGCAGCAATACCACGACCCCTACTCCTCCGTCACCTACGGTCTCGGCTCCTTCGTTGGAAACCGCTCTATCGTCGTCCACTTCGCCAACACAACGCGTATCAACTGCGGCAACTTCACCCTGAAGGAAATCAGACCAGGTAGCCGCGGTCTCCCTTGCAACGGAAGATTCTGCCCAAACAGTCCTTCAGGAAGCATGTCAGTTCCTGTTCCAACTACAACTAGCCCTCCCACCTTCGAGGGTGACGCTGCCAAAGTGAGCGTAATGTCTGCTACTGGAGTACTTGCCGCTCTCATTGGTCTATTGTGGTGA